The Salvia miltiorrhiza cultivar Shanhuang (shh) chromosome 1, IMPLAD_Smil_shh, whole genome shotgun sequence genome has a window encoding:
- the LOC131006568 gene encoding KH domain-containing protein At2g38610-like isoform X1, with protein sequence MPTSRHSPEKGFFVSQCTHAHTHSFSCLAFEPPPKILSLHQSPYSCVYADTAMSSLYPQNLNFSPARNIPSPHLRPNPDAEGQYLTEMLAERQKLGPFMQVLPICSRLLDQEILRVSGRMSNHGFNDYDRLQRGSPNPVPSLEVMPDVGGKGLGSWNGNGWNSMQHEQRLGGPQGMTIDWKPPGSPSSFLVKRVLRLDIPVDRYPNFNFVGRLLGPRGNSLKRVEASTGCRVFIRGKGSIKDADKEESLRGKPGYEHLNEPLHILIEAEAAEVPASIVDARLKQAKDIIEELLKPVDESQDIYKRQQLRELAILNNIKEESPQPRGSVSPFSSSGLKRPKTSW encoded by the exons ATGCCTACAAGTCGACACAGCCCAGAAAAAG GGTTTTTCGTATCACAGTGCAcccacgcacacacacattcaTTTTCTTGCCTAGCCTTTGAGCCACCACCCAAAATTCTCTCACTCCACCAATCCCCCTACTCGTGTGTATATGCGGATACAGCCATGTCTAGTTTGTACCCTCAGAATTTGAACTTCTCCCCGGCCAGGAACATCCCTTCTCCACATCTGAGGCCCAACCCCGATGCCGAGGG CCAATATTTGACGGAGATGCTGGCGGAGAGGCAGAAACTGGGGCCTTTCATGCAAGTGCTCCCTATTTGTAGCCGCCTCTTGGATCAAG AAATACTCAGAGTTTCTGGAAGAATGTCCAACCATGGATTTAATGATTATGACAGACTACAACGTGGTAGTCCTAATCCAGTGCCTTCTCTGGAAGTGATGCCTGATGTTGGTGGAAAAGGTTTGGGTAGCTGGAATGGAAATGGCTGGAACAGCATGCAACATGAG CAGAGGTTAGGAGGTCCACAGGGTATGACCATAGACTGGAAACCACCTGGAAGTCCAAGTTCGTTCCTAGTAAAGCGGGTGTTACGCTTGGACATACCAGTTGATAGATATCCAAAT TTCAATTTTGTGGGAAGACTTTTAGGTCCACGGGGCAATTCCTTGAAGCGTGTGGAAGCTTCTACTGGCTGCCGTGTCTTCATCAGGGGGAAAGGTTCAATAAAGGATGCTGACAAG GAGGAGAGTTTGAGGGGAAAACCAGGTTACGAACACTTGAATGAACCATTGCATATTTTAATTGAGGCAGAAGCGGCCGAAGTACCTGCTAGTATTGTTGATGCAAGACTGAAACAAGCTAAGGACATCATTGAAGAACTGCTCAAACCTGTG GATGAGTCCCAAGACATATACAAGAGACAACAGCTTAGAGAACTAGCGATACTTAACAATATCAAAGAAGAGAGCCCTCAACCAAGGGGGAGCGTGTCTCCCTTCAGTTCCAGCGGCTTAAAACGTCCCAAAACCAGTTGGTAA
- the LOC131006568 gene encoding KH domain-containing protein At2g38610-like isoform X3 translates to MSSLYPQNLNFSPARNIPSPHLRPNPDAEGQYLTEMLAERQKLGPFMQVLPICSRLLDQEILRVSGRMSNHGFNDYDRLQRGSPNPVPSLEVMPDVGGKGLGSWNGNGWNSMQHEQRLGGPQGMTIDWKPPGSPSSFLVKRVLRLDIPVDRYPNFNFVGRLLGPRGNSLKRVEASTGCRVFIRGKGSIKDADKEESLRGKPGYEHLNEPLHILIEAEAAEVPASIVDARLKQAKDIIEELLKPVDESQDIYKRQQLRELAILNNIKEESPQPRGSVSPFSSSGLKRPKTSW, encoded by the exons ATGTCTAGTTTGTACCCTCAGAATTTGAACTTCTCCCCGGCCAGGAACATCCCTTCTCCACATCTGAGGCCCAACCCCGATGCCGAGGG CCAATATTTGACGGAGATGCTGGCGGAGAGGCAGAAACTGGGGCCTTTCATGCAAGTGCTCCCTATTTGTAGCCGCCTCTTGGATCAAG AAATACTCAGAGTTTCTGGAAGAATGTCCAACCATGGATTTAATGATTATGACAGACTACAACGTGGTAGTCCTAATCCAGTGCCTTCTCTGGAAGTGATGCCTGATGTTGGTGGAAAAGGTTTGGGTAGCTGGAATGGAAATGGCTGGAACAGCATGCAACATGAG CAGAGGTTAGGAGGTCCACAGGGTATGACCATAGACTGGAAACCACCTGGAAGTCCAAGTTCGTTCCTAGTAAAGCGGGTGTTACGCTTGGACATACCAGTTGATAGATATCCAAAT TTCAATTTTGTGGGAAGACTTTTAGGTCCACGGGGCAATTCCTTGAAGCGTGTGGAAGCTTCTACTGGCTGCCGTGTCTTCATCAGGGGGAAAGGTTCAATAAAGGATGCTGACAAG GAGGAGAGTTTGAGGGGAAAACCAGGTTACGAACACTTGAATGAACCATTGCATATTTTAATTGAGGCAGAAGCGGCCGAAGTACCTGCTAGTATTGTTGATGCAAGACTGAAACAAGCTAAGGACATCATTGAAGAACTGCTCAAACCTGTG GATGAGTCCCAAGACATATACAAGAGACAACAGCTTAGAGAACTAGCGATACTTAACAATATCAAAGAAGAGAGCCCTCAACCAAGGGGGAGCGTGTCTCCCTTCAGTTCCAGCGGCTTAAAACGTCCCAAAACCAGTTGGTAA
- the LOC131006568 gene encoding KH domain-containing protein At2g38610-like isoform X2: protein MPTSRHSPEKGFFVSQCTHAHTHSFSCLAFEPPPKILSLHQSPYSCVYADTAMSSLYPQNLNFSPARNIPSPHLRPNPDAEGQYLTEMLAERQKLGPFMQVLPICSRLLDQEILRVSGRMSNHGFNDYDRLQRGSPNPVPSLEVMPDVGGKGLGSWNGNGWNSMQHERLGGPQGMTIDWKPPGSPSSFLVKRVLRLDIPVDRYPNFNFVGRLLGPRGNSLKRVEASTGCRVFIRGKGSIKDADKEESLRGKPGYEHLNEPLHILIEAEAAEVPASIVDARLKQAKDIIEELLKPVDESQDIYKRQQLRELAILNNIKEESPQPRGSVSPFSSSGLKRPKTSW from the exons ATGCCTACAAGTCGACACAGCCCAGAAAAAG GGTTTTTCGTATCACAGTGCAcccacgcacacacacattcaTTTTCTTGCCTAGCCTTTGAGCCACCACCCAAAATTCTCTCACTCCACCAATCCCCCTACTCGTGTGTATATGCGGATACAGCCATGTCTAGTTTGTACCCTCAGAATTTGAACTTCTCCCCGGCCAGGAACATCCCTTCTCCACATCTGAGGCCCAACCCCGATGCCGAGGG CCAATATTTGACGGAGATGCTGGCGGAGAGGCAGAAACTGGGGCCTTTCATGCAAGTGCTCCCTATTTGTAGCCGCCTCTTGGATCAAG AAATACTCAGAGTTTCTGGAAGAATGTCCAACCATGGATTTAATGATTATGACAGACTACAACGTGGTAGTCCTAATCCAGTGCCTTCTCTGGAAGTGATGCCTGATGTTGGTGGAAAAGGTTTGGGTAGCTGGAATGGAAATGGCTGGAACAGCATGCAACATGAG AGGTTAGGAGGTCCACAGGGTATGACCATAGACTGGAAACCACCTGGAAGTCCAAGTTCGTTCCTAGTAAAGCGGGTGTTACGCTTGGACATACCAGTTGATAGATATCCAAAT TTCAATTTTGTGGGAAGACTTTTAGGTCCACGGGGCAATTCCTTGAAGCGTGTGGAAGCTTCTACTGGCTGCCGTGTCTTCATCAGGGGGAAAGGTTCAATAAAGGATGCTGACAAG GAGGAGAGTTTGAGGGGAAAACCAGGTTACGAACACTTGAATGAACCATTGCATATTTTAATTGAGGCAGAAGCGGCCGAAGTACCTGCTAGTATTGTTGATGCAAGACTGAAACAAGCTAAGGACATCATTGAAGAACTGCTCAAACCTGTG GATGAGTCCCAAGACATATACAAGAGACAACAGCTTAGAGAACTAGCGATACTTAACAATATCAAAGAAGAGAGCCCTCAACCAAGGGGGAGCGTGTCTCCCTTCAGTTCCAGCGGCTTAAAACGTCCCAAAACCAGTTGGTAA